A section of the Ignavibacteriales bacterium genome encodes:
- a CDS encoding YHYH protein — MKTKLISAAMVIIGLIYLLAFYGCNESSAITNTETSGSSGTGGEVPAIYSKLYGAYDMYVDGDYLVVKTKDLPDHGSPYYTGSGYEAYNGNNQNFNLNPNRIREQDITLRIPLNPTEASNHQSTPMGVIGVSLNGVPFFNQYAAGGVPLTGEINSFDQYNGHPQMTGLYHYHIEPTYLTQAYGRDALLGYLLDGFPVYGPEENGQTLTNSDLDEYHGHFGPTADYPDGIYHYHITDEAPYLNGDGFYGVPGTVSQ, encoded by the coding sequence ATGAAAACTAAATTAATTTCAGCAGCAATGGTTATAATAGGACTTATATATTTGCTTGCATTCTACGGATGCAATGAATCGAGCGCGATCACAAATACGGAGACTTCAGGTAGTTCAGGAACCGGCGGTGAGGTGCCGGCTATTTATTCAAAGCTTTACGGCGCATACGATATGTATGTCGATGGTGATTATCTCGTCGTAAAGACAAAGGATCTCCCGGATCACGGAAGCCCGTATTATACGGGAAGCGGTTATGAAGCTTACAATGGAAACAATCAGAACTTTAACCTGAACCCAAACAGGATCAGGGAGCAGGATATTACTCTAAGGATTCCGCTGAATCCAACTGAGGCTTCAAATCACCAATCCACGCCAATGGGGGTAATAGGTGTATCGCTGAATGGAGTGCCGTTCTTTAATCAATACGCAGCAGGAGGTGTGCCATTGACAGGCGAAATAAATTCTTTCGATCAGTATAATGGTCACCCTCAGATGACAGGCTTGTATCACTATCATATTGAACCTACTTATCTGACGCAGGCTTACGGAAGAGATGCATTGTTAGGATATTTGCTGGACGGATTCCCGGTTTACGGACCTGAGGAAAACGGGCAGACCTTAACAAATTCCGACCTGGATGAATACCATGGACACTTTGGACCGACTGCGGATTACCCTGACGGTATTTACCATTACCATATAACGGATGAAGCGCCCTATCTGAACGGTGACGGATTCTACGGTGTACCGGGAACAGTAAGCCAATAA
- a CDS encoding YHYH protein, whose translation MKNIKINIVLMLVTAGIIAGCNDSDTVTSVSSTDPELGDALVTTYHKFYGAYEVSFEGDYVVMKTKGRPEHPSPYYQGTQWEGSLYEPYNGTNQNFHQNPNHINEFNFTFKIPLHPQASGTPTPTPLGPIGVALNGVPIFNQYAAGGVPLTGEINSFDQYGGHPTGNHMYHYHVEPLYLTTLYGRDALVGYLLDGFPVYGPVENGKVLTTSTLDAYHGHFGVTREYPNGIYHYHITDDAPYINGDGFYGTPGTVTQ comes from the coding sequence ATGAAGAACATCAAAATTAATATAGTATTAATGCTAGTTACAGCCGGTATAATCGCCGGCTGTAACGATAGCGATACTGTAACAAGTGTTTCATCGACAGATCCGGAATTAGGTGACGCTCTTGTTACTACTTATCATAAGTTTTACGGGGCGTACGAGGTGTCCTTTGAAGGGGACTATGTAGTAATGAAAACAAAGGGACGTCCGGAACATCCAAGCCCGTATTATCAGGGGACTCAATGGGAGGGATCATTATATGAACCATATAACGGCACAAATCAGAACTTTCACCAAAACCCAAACCACATCAATGAGTTTAACTTCACTTTTAAGATCCCGTTACATCCACAGGCATCAGGTACTCCAACCCCGACGCCGCTTGGACCAATCGGAGTAGCGCTTAATGGTGTACCGATATTTAATCAGTATGCGGCAGGCGGTGTACCTCTGACAGGAGAAATTAATTCCTTCGATCAATATGGCGGACACCCGACGGGTAATCATATGTATCACTATCATGTCGAGCCATTGTATTTGACTACATTGTACGGCAGGGATGCACTGGTGGGGTACTTGCTGGACGGATTCCCTGTATACGGTCCTGTCGAGAACGGAAAAGTTTTAACAACAAGTACTCTAGATGCATATCACGGTCATTTTGGTGTGACCAGGGAATATCCAAATGGGATATATCACTATCATATCACAGATGACGCACCTTATATCAATGGTGATGGATTTTACGGGACGCCGGGTACAGTAACTCAATAA
- a CDS encoding SCO family protein, translated as MKEEESTSTLPYYNGSDFTPIWIAPGESVPDSIHKVDQFSFIDQNGETVTNETYEGKIYAANFFFTSCPSICPVMTKNLKTVEDEFADDDEVMFISHSVTPDIDSVKRLRQFADTYGIDDNKWHMVTGDKADIYNLAWYSYFADENPGFSEDSSEFIHSEHVLLVDQNGYIRGVYKGTLELEMQRMSDDIAILESEN; from the coding sequence ATGAAAGAGGAAGAAAGCACAAGCACGCTTCCATATTACAACGGCTCTGACTTCACACCTATCTGGATAGCTCCCGGTGAAAGTGTACCGGATAGCATTCATAAGGTAGATCAGTTCTCTTTCATCGATCAAAACGGTGAGACGGTAACTAACGAAACATACGAAGGCAAAATATACGCGGCGAACTTCTTCTTTACTTCATGCCCGAGTATCTGTCCCGTAATGACGAAGAATTTGAAAACTGTCGAAGATGAATTTGCGGATGATGATGAGGTTATGTTTATTTCGCATAGCGTAACCCCGGACATCGATTCGGTCAAAAGACTGAGACAATTTGCCGACACATACGGAATAGATGACAATAAATGGCACATGGTAACCGGAGATAAAGCCGACATATATAATCTCGCATGGTATTCATATTTTGCTGATGAGAACCCCGGTTTTTCCGAGGATTCGAGCGAATTCATTCATAGTGAGCATGTACTCCTTGTAGATCAAAACGGCTACATTAGGGGAGTTTACAAAGGCACGCTGGAGCTGGAAATGCAGAGAATGTCGGATGATATAGCGATATTGGAATCAGAGAATTAG
- a CDS encoding exo-alpha-sialidase: protein MKNLKRYIPLFITVGVFVCLFVVFNMTNTPPKQISQLSPEQSSYFEEFGTPEIYSEKYISRNGGLLNSRINIQPGVSEPKVTANPVKSDVFAVASNDFSAQNSAGIYITEDGGVNWDLVQVPLSIIKVKNTFYSDPWVEYDNSGNLAFAAVVIRTDNDHRSVVFNVSRDNGKTWLDLPIILKSKESDSEGFDKPKVHFDNSSNVYVTWLEEGDGTEDVYMSISHDGGKTFGGANVIAKGEIQYDDVLFDNDKVYLVYAEEHEEIKLISSNDKGVTWSNPVTIAEYQHYEKVEGGQFVIKHNGEKGIRVNSDPQALISDGKLFITFAGQAENKDLSQIYFISGDLQTMQFSEPRALDGNPTGDKFMPALCKDNNGTIFVLYYSSQNDPGNLMTEAYLASTKDLGNSFTFTNLSTESFDPLDIVVDGSYMGDYISLAVNRDRLVAVWTDGRQGSLDLMAGVINY from the coding sequence GTGAAAAATCTGAAAAGATACATACCGCTGTTTATTACGGTCGGCGTATTTGTTTGCCTGTTCGTAGTGTTTAATATGACAAACACACCACCGAAACAAATTTCACAGCTTTCGCCGGAGCAGTCATCTTATTTTGAGGAGTTCGGCACGCCCGAAATATATTCCGAAAAATATATTTCAAGAAACGGTGGCTTACTTAATTCAAGAATAAATATACAACCCGGAGTTTCAGAGCCTAAAGTGACAGCAAACCCCGTTAAAAGCGACGTATTCGCCGTTGCGTCGAATGATTTTTCCGCCCAGAACTCTGCCGGCATATATATTACTGAGGATGGCGGAGTGAACTGGGATCTTGTGCAGGTTCCTCTCTCCATAATAAAAGTAAAGAACACATTCTACTCAGACCCGTGGGTAGAGTATGATAATTCCGGTAACCTGGCTTTTGCGGCAGTGGTAATAAGAACGGATAACGATCACAGGAGCGTGGTGTTTAATGTTTCCAGGGACAACGGAAAGACATGGCTCGACCTGCCGATAATTCTAAAGAGCAAGGAGTCCGATTCGGAAGGATTCGATAAGCCAAAGGTACACTTCGATAACAGCAGCAATGTATATGTAACGTGGCTTGAGGAAGGAGACGGTACAGAAGATGTTTACATGAGTATTAGTCATGACGGCGGAAAGACATTTGGCGGAGCGAATGTTATTGCTAAGGGTGAAATACAATATGATGATGTGCTCTTCGATAACGACAAAGTATATCTGGTTTACGCGGAGGAGCATGAGGAGATCAAGCTTATCAGCTCAAATGATAAAGGTGTTACATGGAGCAATCCTGTTACTATTGCGGAATATCAGCATTATGAAAAGGTCGAGGGCGGTCAGTTCGTAATAAAGCACAACGGTGAAAAAGGCATAAGGGTTAATTCAGACCCGCAGGCTCTAATATCGGACGGAAAACTGTTCATAACTTTTGCCGGGCAGGCTGAGAATAAAGACCTCTCGCAGATTTACTTTATCAGCGGGGATCTGCAGACAATGCAGTTCAGCGAGCCGCGAGCTCTGGACGGAAATCCAACCGGGGATAAATTCATGCCGGCTCTTTGTAAAGACAATAATGGAACCATTTTTGTATTATACTACTCTTCTCAAAACGATCCGGGCAACCTTATGACCGAAGCGTATCTCGCTTCTACAAAAGACCTCGGAAACTCATTCACATTTACAAATCTCTCTACCGAAAGTTTCGATCCGCTGGATATTGTGGTGGATGGAAGCTACATGGGTGATTATATTTCACTAGCTGTGAACCGTGACAGGCTCGTTGCAGTCTGGACCGACGGAAGGCAGGGCAGTCTCGACCTTATGGCAGGCGTGATAAATTATTAA
- the rdgB gene encoding RdgB/HAM1 family non-canonical purine NTP pyrophosphatase — translation MKELLIASNNPHKTWEISSILSNNGTKVYSLNSKGIEIDVEETADTLEGNAFKKAKEIYDAVEIPVISDDTGLFVDALDGRPGVYSARYAGENASYSDNCYKLISELKERDLNESPAHFKTVICLYLSPEEYHMFEGVCPGKIITEMRGENGFGYDPLFIPDGYNKTFAELSAEEKNEVSHRGKAIEKLKEYLA, via the coding sequence ATGAAAGAACTTCTCATAGCTTCAAATAATCCGCACAAGACGTGGGAAATAAGTTCTATACTCTCCAATAACGGCACGAAAGTATATTCGTTAAATTCCAAAGGGATCGAAATCGACGTAGAAGAAACCGCGGATACGCTCGAAGGCAATGCTTTTAAAAAAGCCAAAGAGATATATGATGCAGTGGAGATACCGGTTATTTCGGATGATACGGGCTTGTTCGTGGATGCGCTGGACGGAAGACCCGGAGTATATTCCGCGAGATATGCCGGTGAAAACGCATCGTATTCCGATAACTGCTATAAGCTCATATCCGAATTAAAAGAGAGGGATCTAAATGAGTCTCCCGCTCACTTTAAGACCGTGATATGCTTGTACCTGTCCCCCGAAGAGTATCACATGTTCGAGGGAGTATGCCCTGGGAAAATAATTACGGAAATGCGCGGTGAGAATGGATTCGGATATGACCCGCTTTTTATCCCGGATGGATATAATAAGACTTTCGCCGAACTAAGCGCTGAAGAAAAGAATGAGGTATCGCACAGAGGAAAAGCGATAGAAAAGTTAAAAGAATATCTCGCCTAA
- a CDS encoding ABC transporter ATP-binding protein, translating into MAGLHEEEELGKPIDSALLKRLLVFVKPYKKFVVLAVILTISISGLAAIRPAFTQMAVDDYITKGDIPGLQFIVLLFGLSLVLQGAIQYGMTYLTSWIGQNITFDLRRKIFDHILNLNLKYFDKNPIGRLVTRVTNDIEVLFEVFSSGIVTAFGDIFLILGIVSFMFYLDVKLTLVTLAVLPLLIYATSVFRRKVRDSFRKIRLLIARLNSYIQEHISGISIVQYFNKEDQTVKDFEEVNREHTNQNIRSVFYYAVFFPIVELIGAIAMALIIWYGGGQVVQGAVSVGVVIAFLQYTEMFFRPIRDLSEKYNILQQAMASSERIFEVLDYQTPVVDPKDPVEPENLKGTIEFKNVSFGYNPDEYVIKNVSFKINEGEKVAFVGATGAGKSTIINLLCRFYDVNEGEILVDGIDLRKMRQHELRKNIAIVLQDVFLFRGTIRSNITLGKESITSEVVDNAVKNVGLYDFVQTLPDKLDNEVLERGSSFSTGQKQLISFARALAYDPKILILDEATSSVDTHTEILIQEAIKKLIEGRTSIIIAHRLSTIQKCDKIIVMHKGEIKEMGTHQELLEKGGLYYKLYQLQYKEEIPYE; encoded by the coding sequence ATGGCAGGATTACACGAAGAAGAAGAATTAGGGAAACCGATAGACTCCGCGCTGCTGAAAAGACTGCTGGTATTCGTCAAACCATATAAAAAGTTTGTCGTACTGGCGGTAATACTAACAATCAGCATATCCGGGCTGGCGGCAATACGCCCCGCGTTCACACAAATGGCGGTCGATGACTACATTACCAAAGGCGACATCCCCGGATTACAATTCATTGTATTACTTTTCGGACTTAGCCTGGTACTGCAGGGGGCTATACAATACGGAATGACGTACCTTACCAGCTGGATAGGACAGAATATAACTTTCGACCTGCGAAGGAAGATCTTCGACCACATATTGAATCTTAACCTGAAATACTTCGATAAAAACCCGATAGGACGACTGGTAACCAGAGTTACTAACGACATCGAAGTTCTTTTCGAAGTGTTTTCGTCGGGTATAGTAACGGCATTCGGTGACATTTTTTTAATATTGGGAATAGTTTCATTCATGTTCTACCTCGACGTGAAGCTCACGCTCGTAACACTTGCCGTATTACCTCTATTGATATATGCGACATCGGTATTCAGGAGAAAAGTAAGAGATTCGTTCAGAAAGATACGTTTACTTATTGCCAGGCTTAACTCTTACATACAGGAGCATATATCGGGAATATCCATTGTACAGTATTTTAACAAGGAAGACCAGACGGTAAAGGATTTCGAGGAAGTCAACAGGGAGCATACAAACCAGAATATAAGGAGCGTTTTTTATTACGCGGTCTTCTTCCCCATCGTCGAATTGATAGGCGCGATAGCAATGGCTCTTATTATATGGTATGGTGGCGGACAGGTCGTCCAGGGCGCGGTTTCGGTTGGTGTGGTTATCGCATTCCTGCAATATACGGAAATGTTCTTCCGTCCGATACGCGACCTCTCAGAAAAATATAACATACTCCAGCAGGCAATGGCATCCAGTGAAAGGATATTTGAGGTGCTGGACTACCAGACCCCGGTAGTAGACCCAAAAGACCCTGTCGAGCCGGAGAATCTAAAGGGTACGATAGAATTTAAAAACGTCTCTTTTGGCTATAACCCGGATGAGTACGTCATAAAAAACGTCAGTTTTAAGATAAATGAAGGCGAAAAGGTGGCATTTGTAGGCGCGACAGGCGCGGGTAAAAGCACCATAATTAACCTTCTGTGCAGATTTTATGACGTGAATGAAGGTGAGATACTGGTTGACGGTATAGACCTCCGGAAGATGCGCCAGCATGAGCTAAGAAAGAATATCGCCATCGTATTACAGGACGTGTTCCTTTTCAGAGGCACGATACGCTCTAACATCACACTTGGCAAGGAATCCATCACCAGCGAGGTAGTGGATAATGCCGTAAAGAATGTAGGGCTGTATGACTTTGTGCAGACACTTCCCGACAAGCTCGATAATGAAGTGCTGGAGCGCGGGTCGTCTTTTTCGACCGGACAGAAACAGCTCATATCATTTGCAAGAGCGCTGGCTTATGATCCTAAAATACTCATACTAGATGAAGCAACATCGAGCGTGGATACACACACAGAGATACTTATACAGGAAGCGATCAAAAAGCTCATAGAAGGAAGAACTTCGATCATCATTGCGCACAGGCTCTCCACAATACAAAAATGCGATAAAATAATAGTAATGCATAAAGGAGAGATCAAGGAAATGGGCACGCACCAGGAGCTTCTCGAAAAAGGCGGACTTTACTACAAACTCTATCAACTTCAATATAAAGAAGAGATCCCTTATGAATAA